One stretch of Daphnia pulicaria isolate SC F1-1A chromosome 6, SC_F0-13Bv2, whole genome shotgun sequence DNA includes these proteins:
- the LOC124341920 gene encoding LOW QUALITY PROTEIN: DNA excision repair protein ERCC-6-like (The sequence of the model RefSeq protein was modified relative to this genomic sequence to represent the inferred CDS: deleted 2 bases in 1 codon; substituted 1 base at 1 genomic stop codon) produces the protein MASVKETGSFFTHGDSKQYEFVLTLYPQALKLKAKEKKLKKPEDLLKLDAWYQEELPKKIRARGKDAHLTHDELVQCMKWKLTRGQWRPRLQNLVQLNTPHAVEDQSREAFKQMVLKGEKGIESAIHSLAKLKGVGPATASVHPSKSRXGCYFCLQFRFFSPTCENKRAKRGKFYSQMINLVMINTPKAVATETRKALRKLPNLESALNNLSSLKGVGTTMATAILAAAAPEIAPFMADECLMAIPDIEGLDYTAKEYLKYVQHIRTVVDRLNAENQNSAWSPHRVELALWCHYVTRKLEPSLLDGIPGLEEESKENGTAKSSDVANGSPTAVDGKDSEDSSSGPLALANTEDSSEATNDSLSVVINSEETSREPTTNGNGNDTTNDNTNDNTTNDHDSSLADGVPTNGASVVAPDDNAAVVGGRDDNAVIGGDDNAVVDQEELSLEPSASTAQKQPPESNSVYFEMEEPNESPESVIASVVNENETPRVLPNFQINRDIIESVAIENQSEELRSLGITVYDQSKFEESILRQVDDALEEQERHKKVINAKKILASKDGDKEKTVADKPLKIRKETEKEKMVRLGQMTPFGTVLGSGGKTTELTSFEKYMLEQEKLQNVKTKVSTRKGKTLKSPASVVNLSPGKNIVKRVAPKSPTKTSSKKGYHNLNESDSDYVPSDEESPKPKKPGGLQRKKRKQEIIEKEWNTDDSNWEYSEDEETPKKRKSKKTSDRIVDDGNINDFRERLAVLPHFETENEDCEEFEGGYRIPLSIWNQLYNYQKVGVRWMYELRLQRCGGILGDEMGLGKTIQVVAFLAGLAHSKLLTRLSSYRGLGPVLLITPATVMHQWVKEFHKWYPPIRVAILHESGSHTGTRDALIKSINSTNGVLITSYTGVPQYSERLLQLDWDYVILDEGHKIRNPDAQATLVVKQFRTSHRFILSGSPMQNNLKELWSLFDFVFPGKLGTLPIFLQQFAVPITQGGYSNASQVQVATAYKCATVLRDTINPYLLRRMKADVKDHLQLPDKNEQVLFCRLTQEQRQLYQTYLDSGEIKSIIDGRLQIFVGLTNLRKICNHPDLFDGGPPGCKKEFNESDPKKQFGCVERSGKLLVVESLLKIWKEQNHRVLLFSQSRQMLDILECFIRQQSYNYLRLDGTTSIGSRQPMIEKYNKSADIFVFLLTTRVGGLGVNLTGANRVIIYDPDWNPSTDTQARERAWRIGQQKDVTIYRLLTSGTIEEKIYHRQIFKQYLTNRVLKDPKQRRFFKSNDLYELFTLKDTDNQCTETEAIFAGTGSEVATNPHDGPPSGKMDKPSDDEWMRQWKKEREKRELEWKKSLDKREKQKTKMTETEEEKRRRKKREAKEKKEKKRIKIDGAKVKHVVKMSSHNSVAVDLDDGSTPSTSSNNQDDYVLQRLFAKTGVMSALRHDSIIDAGDPDYALVEGEAERVAKEAVQVLKSSRRNCYRAEAGIPTWTGTSGAVRSAGPTDTKKPRFGAKKKSVLPSVGAYTSSHHAEMSKESPGAVDAIDLPIPGSSNAVLSSQDLLSRMQARNRLLGLPGNSADDCTAGSSFRSANEEESLILETQSAPLEFATGVDYHTMTENIRSFVAFRGVTPGQVTTTDILSEFDGKLPLRGAPLFRALLNQLCSFTRDIHNQGIWQLKPEFQ, from the exons ATGGCCTCCGTCAAAGAAACGGGGAGTTTTTTCACTCATGGCGATTCGAAACAGTATGAATTTGTCCTAACTCTCTACCCACAAGCCTTAAAACTTAAAGCCAAGGAGAAGAAACTCAAGAAGCCCGAAGACCTGCTGAAACTCGACGCATG GTATCAAGAGGAATTACCCAAGAAAATTCGAGCTCGGGGTAAAGACGCACATCTGACCCACGACGAACTGGTTCAGTGCATGAAATGGAAGTTGACG AGAGGTCAATGGAGACCACGGCTGCAGAATCTTGTCCAACTGAATACGCCCCATGCAGTTGAAGACCAAAGCCGTGAAGCTTTCAAACAAATGGTCCTTAAAGGCGAAAAAGGCATCGAGTCTGCTATTCATAGTTTGGCGAAATTGAAGGGTGTTGGGCCGGCTACGGCTTCAG TCCACCCTTCAAAATCCCGGTAAgggtgttatttttgtttacaa TTTCGGTTCTTTTCTCCAACTTGCGAAAACAAAAGAGCAAAG AGAGGGAAATTTTACTCGCAAATGATCAACTTGGTGATGATCAACACTCCCAAAGCGGTGGCCACCGAGACCCGGAAAGCTCTGCGCAAACTACCCAACCTCGAATCCGCTTTGAATAACCTGAGTAGTTTGAAAGGCGTTGGAACAACCATGGCAACAG CTATTTTGGCAGCTGCCGCTCCCGAAATAGCTCCTTTCATGGCCGACGAGTGCCTGATGGCAATCCCTGATATCGAAGGCCTCGACTACACCGCTAAGGAATACCTCAAATATGTTCAGCACATCCGAACAGTTGTGGACCGACTCAACGCCGAGAACCAAAACAGTGCGTGGAGCCCTCACAGAGTGGAACTAGCCCTTTGGTGTCATTACGTCACCCGTAAGCTAGAGCCATCTCTGCTGGATGGTATTCCTGGTCTGGAAGAGGAGAGCAAAGAAAATGGTACGGCAAAATCGAGTGATGTTGCTAACGGTTCCCCTACAG CTGTAGATGGGAAAGACAGTGAAGATTCATCTTCCGGGCCGCTTGCGCTGGCCAATACAGAGGATTCCTCTGAGGCAACAAACGATTCCTTATCGGTGGTGATTAATTCTGAGGAGACAAGTCGGGAGCCCACGACTAATGGTAACGGTAATGATACTACCAATGATAACACCAACGACAACACCACCAATGATCACGATTCGTCACTGGCTGATGGCGTACCAACCAATGGTGCAAGTGTCGTGGCACCAGATGACAATGCTGCTGTCGTCGGAGGGAGAGATGACAATGCTGTCATAGGAGGAGATGACAATGCAGTTGTCGATCAAGAAGAATTGTCTTTGGAACCTTC TGCCTCAACGGCGCAG aaacaacCACCCGAATCGAAC TCGGTCTATTTTGAAATGGAAGAACCTAACGAAAGTCCAGAGAGTGTAATTGCATCCGTTGTGAATGAAAATGAGACCCCGCGAGTCTTGCCCAACTTTCAAATCAATCGTGATATTATCGAAAGTGTAGCTATCGAAAATCAATCAGAGGAATTGAGATCTCTGGGTATCACCGTGTATGATCAGTCGAAATTTGAAGAAAGTATTCTACGCCAAGTTGACGATGCACTTGAGGAACAAGAACGTCACAAGAAAGTTATTAATGCCAAGAAAATATTGGCTTCTAAAGATGGTGACAAGGAAAAAACTGTGGCTGACAAGCCACTTAAGATAcggaaagaaacagaaaaggaaaagatggTCCGGCTTGGTCAAATGACACCTTTTGGCACTGTTCTAGGTTCTGGTGGCAAAACTACTGAGTTGACGAGCTTTGAAAAATACATGTTGGAACAAGAAAAGCTCCAAAATGTAAAGACAAAAGTTTCAACTAGAAAGGGCAAAACCCTCAAAAGCCCTGCATCTGTTGTGAACCTTAGCCCGGGGAAAAACATAGTTAAAAGAGTAGCCCCAAAATCACCAACCAagacatcatcaaaaaaaggatATCACAATTTAAATGAATCCGACAGTGATTATGTTCCAAGTGATGAAGAATCTCCCAAACCCAAAAAGCCTGGGGgccttcaaagaaaaaagaggaaacaagaaataattgaGAAAGAATGGAATACTGATGATAGTAATTGGGAGTATTCTGAGGATGAAGAAACacccaaaaagagaaagtccAAGAAAACTTCAGACCGGATTGTCGACGATGGAAATATCAACGACTTCCGAGAAAGACTAGCCGTACTCCCGCATTTCGAAACGGAAAATGAAGATTGTGAAGAATTCGAAGGTGGTTATCGAATACCTCTCTCCATCTGGAATCAACTGTATAATTACCAAAAG GTAGGTGTCCGATGGATGTACGAGTTGAGGTTGCAAAGGTGTGGTGGCATTCTCGGTGATGAAATGGGATTGGGAAAGACCATTCAGGTAGTAGCATTTCTCGCAGGATTGGCACATAGCAAATTGCTTACTCGGCTATCGAGTTATCGCGGACTCGGTCCAGTTCTCCTCATTACTCCGGCTACAGTGATGCACCAATGGGTCAAAGAATTCCACAAATGGTACCCTCCTATTCGAGTTGCAATACTTCACGAATCTGGTTCTCACACGGGTACCAGAGATGCCCTTATCAAATCCATCAATTCAACCAATGGAGTACTCATTACGTCGTACACAGGCGTGCCGCAGTACTCTGAACGTTTGCTGCAACTTGATTGGGACTATGTCATCTTAGATGAGGGACACAAGATTCGTAATCCGGATGCTCAAGCGACTTTGGTGGTCAAACAGTTCCGCACTTCTCACCGTTTCATTCTCAGTGGATCTCCTATGCAAAACAATTTGAAGGAACTTTGGTCGCTGTTTGACTTTGTTTTCCCGGGAAAGTTGGGAAcccttccaatttttctacagCAATTCGCGGTTCCCATTACACAAG GTGGTTACTCTAATGCATCTCAAGTTCAAGTGGCTACTGCCTACAAGTGCGCTAcagttttgagggataccatCAATCCGTATCTGCTGCGCAGGATGAAAGCTGATGTCAAAGATCATCTCCAGTTACCCGACAAAAACGAACAG gttttgttttgccgcTTAACCCAAGAACAACGGCAGTTGTACCAAACTTATTTGGATTCCGGGGAAATCAAGAGCATCATTGATGGACGCTTGCAAATTTTTGTCGGCCTCACGAACTTGCGGAAAATATGCAACCATCCGGATTTATTTGACGGCGGACCGCCTGGTTGTAAGAAAGAG TTCAACGAGAGTGACCCCAAGAAACAGTTTGGATGTGTCGAAAGATCAGGGAAATTATTAGTCGTCGAATCTCTATTGAAAATCTGGAAGGAACAGAACCACCGTGTCTTgcttttttctcaatcaaGACAG ATGTTGGATATTTTGGAGTGCTTCATACGACAGCAAAGCTACAACTATTTACGATTAGATGGAACTACCAGCATTGGATCACGGCAGCCCATGATTGAGAAATACAACAAATCGGCAGATATTTTCGTCTTTTTGCTCACGACACGTGTTGGAGGTTTGGGTGTGAATCTGACAG GTGCGAATCGAGTCATTATATATGACCCCGATTGGAATCCGTCTACCGACACCCAAGCCCGTGAACGCGCCTGGAGAATTGGCCAGCAAAAGGACGTCACCATTTATCGTTTACTAACTTCTGGCACCATCGAAGAAAAGATCTACCACCGCCAAATTTTCAAGCAATATCTCACCAATCGTGTGCTCAAGGATCCCAAGCAAAGACGTTTCTTCAAATCGAACGACCTCTACGAACTCTTCACTCTGAAAGATACCGACAACCAGTGCACAGAGACTGAAGCGATCTTTGCGGGAACGGGTTCTGAAGTGGCGACCAATCCGCACGACGGGCCGCCATCCGGCAAAATGGACAAGCCTAGCGACGACGAATGGATGCGTCAGtggaaaaaggaaagggaaaagagagaaCTCGAATGGAAGAAATCGCTGGACAAAcgcgaaaaacaaaagacgaaaaTGACTGAGACGGAAGAGGAAAAGCGGAGACGGAAGAAACGAgaagccaaagaaaagaaggaaaagaagcgAATCAAAATTGACGGTGCGAAAGTCAAACACGTTGTTAAAATGAGTAGCCACAATTCAGTCGCTGTCGATTTGGATGATGGCAGCACTCCATCCACTTCATCCAATAACCAGGATGACTATGTTCTCCAACGGCTCTTTGCCAAGACAG GAGTAATGAGTGCCTTACGCCACGATAGTATTATCGATGCCGGAGATCCAGACTATGCGCTAGTGGAAGGTGAAGCGGAGCGAGTCGCAAAAGAAGCT GTCCAAGTTTTGAAGAGTTCTCGCCGTAATTGTTACAGAGCCGAAGCAGGAATTCCTACGTGGACTGGAACAAGCGGAGCTGTCCGTTCTGCAGGCCCTACAGACAC GAAGAAGCCTCGCTTTGGTGCCAAAAAGAAATCCGTTCTTCCATCTGTCGGCGCTTACACTTCATCACACCATGCGGAAATGTCGAAAGAATCACCTGGAGCTGTTGATGCCATTGATTTGCCGATTCCAGGAAGTTCGAATGCGGTTCTCAGTTCACAAGATTTGCTCAGTCGAATGCAAGCGAGGAACCGGTTGCTGGGCTTGCCAGGCAACAGTGCAGATGACTGTACAGCAGGCTCTTCTTTCCGATCTGCCAATGAGGAAGAGTCGCTAATCTTGGAAACGCAATCGGCTCCGTTGGAATTCGCCACGGGCGTCGACTACCACACCATGACCGAAAATATTCGATCCTTTGTGGCCTTTCGTGGTGTCACACCTGGCCAAGTGACAACGACCGATATCCTCAGCGAGTTTGACGGAAAGCTCCCCCTTCGGGGCGCTCCTCTCTTCCGTGCCCTCCTCAACCAACTGTGCAGTTTCACTAGAGATATCCACAACCAAGGAATCTGGCAGCTGAAACCCGAATTCCAATGA
- the LOC124341914 gene encoding uncharacterized protein LOC124341914, with protein MDIKTRELKRGLDKCESAFFDDMPMMITSSPIEGKQCENPSPLPFRYPPSEDNPTWSELLCKFQTVRDRKNGKKQHISVVESTTDTETSSYQPIAEHKMKILVTPGKKIQVLSSSARKTHFRNQTPKKPTSYSVLSQQYRQKCADEDNESEESIQTIRNRIQNSEDLSVRDIERYERIVRKVVNQNQMKKEAYSRTPVEDSDLMRYVEDQIGLCNLSPKALRMLEKQSQHQEKRLIGLSIAKRKSAAEIQNKINSQLMETKQQIKNREELETKLVKAAHLRREATVTSTLFNQAHAARHRQFVTQSRQNNKLSQLERKIQDEKIKNSTQISKVVGDVWKTFLKEQYNELRKEVREQNLQKAAMLKESEEQLGRLKKSYDEKLNELKDMAATKGAEAGMEKKEISREIERIQRKMEHQFREEFQTLLRNVETKGDHKRFIRDEKASQLKKKLQKADYVFDV; from the exons ATGGATATTAAAACTCGAGAATTAAAACGTGGACTTGATAAGTGTGAATCTGCTTTTTTCGATGACATGCCTATGATGATTACGTCTTCTCCGATCGAAGGAAAACAGTGTGAAAATCCTAGCCCTTTACCCTTTAGATATCCTCCATCTGAAGATAATCCTACCTGGTCTGAATTACTCTGTAAATTTCAAACTGTGAGGGataggaaaaatggaaaaaagcaaCACATTTCTGTTGTGGAATCCACTACAGACACTGAAACATCTTCTTATCAGCCAATTGCAGAACATAAAATGAAGATTCTTGTGACCCCtggtaaaaaaattcaggttCTATCTAGCAGTGCTAGAAAGACACACTTTCGAAACCAAACTCCCAAGAAACCAACTTCATATTCTGTACTTAGCCAACAATATCGTCAAAAATGTGCAGATGAAGATAATGAAAGTGAGGAAAGCATTCAAACCATAAGAAACAGAATCCAGAACTCTGAAGATTTGTCAGTAAGAGATATAGAAAGGTATGAAAGAATTGTGAGGAAAGTGGTCAACCAAAAccaaatgaagaaagaagCCTATAGTAGAACTCCAGTTGAAGATTCTGATTTGATGCGGTACGTAGAAGATCAAATTGGCCTATGCAATTTGTCACCTAAAGCACTTAGAATGCTGGAAAAGCAAAGCCAACATCAAGAAAAGAGATTAATCGGCCTCTCTATTGCCAAAAGAAAATCTGCAGCCGAAATACAGAACAAAATTAACAGTCAACTTATGGAAACCAAACAGCAG ATTAAGAATAGAGAGGAACTTGAAACAAAACTTGTCAAGGCAGCTCACCTACGTCGTGAAGCTACCGTCACATCAACATTGTTCAATCAAGCTCATGCTGCTCGTCACCGGCAATTCGTCACCCAAAGCcgacaaaataataaactatcacaacttgaaagaaaaatacaagacgaaaaaattaaaaacagcaCCCAGATTTCGAAG GTGGTTGGAGATGtctggaaaacatttttaaaagaacagTACAATGAGCTACGCAAGGAAGTTAGAGAGCAGAATCTTCAAAAAGCTGCGATGCTCAAAGAATCTGAAGAACAACTTGGACGTCTAAAAAAGAG TTACGACGAAAAACTCAACGAATTGAAAGATATGGCCGCAACTAAAGGTGCCGAAGCCGGGATGGAAAAGAAGGAGATAAGCAGAGAAATTGAACGTATTCAACGAAAAATGGAGCACCAATTTCGAGAAGAATTCCAAACTTTGCTTCGTAATGTCGAGACAAAAGGAGACCATAAACGATTTATCAG GGATGAGAAGGCGTCTCaactgaaaaagaaacttcAGAAGGCAGATTATGTGTTTGATGTGTAA
- the LOC124341915 gene encoding galactokinase-like, with protein sequence MAHENEDIPTLVKRANDLFMQRFKYEASVFVCSPGRVNLIGDHVDYNGGYVLPMGIPMATVIVGSLNELSICRIETDAKIQGIDEPKYVEFNIPSKDIAVEPGSPKWANYVKGVVAGFHGPIKTGFDCVIVSSIPVGAGLSSSAAIEVASYTLLEELLSSPSTSLKEKALACQKAEHVFAGCPCGIMDQFVCTFATSGCAYLLNCKTMEGRHIPLDDPSVCILIINSGVKHELSGSEYPLRRAQCEQAAKTLGAAYLCDVSRKALEENKESLDAEVFRRALHVINETEYTLEFVEFLKEKNYVEAGQRMIRSHKSLSDLYNVSCQELDIIVDIASKINGIYGARMTGGGFGGCVVALAETDKALSAMETIRNQCKSQNISPILYICKPCEGTRRLN encoded by the exons aTGGCTCATGAAAATGAAGACATTCCGACCCTCGTGAAAAGAGCTAATGATCTGTTTATGCAAAGATTCAAATACGAAGCCTCCGTTTTCGTTTGTAGCCCTGGAAGAGTCAATTTAATAGGTG atCATGTGGATTATAATGGTGGATATGTTTTGCCCATG GGAATTCCTATGGCAACTGTTATTGTTGGATCTTTAAATGAACTCTCAATATGTAGAATTGAAACAGATGCAAAAATCCAAGGGATTGATGAACCCAAATATGTTGAATTTAACATTCCTTCTAAAGATATAGCAGTTGAGCCTGGATCTCCAAAATGGGCTAATTATGTTAAGGGTGTAGTAGCTGGTTTTCATG GACCTATCAAAACAGGATTTGACTGTGTGATAGTTTCTTCTATTCCTGTGGGAGCAGGACTTTCAAGCAGTGCAGCAATAGAAGTTGCAAGTTATACTCTCCTGGAAGAATTATTAAGTAGCCCTTCAACAAG tttgaaagaaaaagctttGGCTTGTCAGAAAGCTGAACATGTTTTTGCTGGATGTCCATGTGgaattatggatcaatttgtATGTACATTCGCTACCTCTGGATGCGCCTATTTACTGAACTGCAA GACAATGGAAGGCCGTCATATACCTTTAGATGATCCTagtgtttgcattttgatcATAAATTCTGGGGTGAAACACGAACTGTCAGGATCGGAATATCCGTTGCGACGAGCACAATGCGAACAAGCTGCTAAGACTTTGGGCGCTGCGTATCTGTGTGACGTCAGTCGCAAAGCATTGGAAG AAAATAAGGAGTCGTTAGATGCCGAAGTATTCAGACGTGCTCTTCACGTTATAAATGAAACTGAGTATACCTTGgaatttgttgaatttttaaaagaaaaaaattatgttgaaGCTGGGCAGCGTATGATACGAAGCCATAAATCTCTCAG CGATCTGTACAATGTGTCTTGCCAAGAGTTGGATATCATTGTTGATATCGCGAGTAAAATCAATGGCATCTATGGAGCTCGGATGACTGGAGGAGGATTTGGTGGATGTGTCGTCGCTCTG GCTGAGACTGATAAAGCATTAAGCGCGATGGAAACTATTCGAAATCAGTGCAAATCTCAAAACATTTCTCCAATTTTATACATCTGCAAGCCATGTGAGGGCACTCGCCGCTTGAATTAA
- the LOC124341917 gene encoding ras-related protein Rab-9B-like yields the protein MPNPRKPQVETRSVLKVLILGDGGVGKTCIMGRFINDQFEDNSFHTIGVEFLNKDFALTGKNYTLQIWDTAGQERFKSLRTPFYRGTDICLLVFALDDKSSFSNLSLWRQEFLHYADIQDPQDYPFIIVGNKVDLGAASRTVHAEEIKQWCSYHGNPPYYETSAKTDVNIGEVFKESVQQWIKRESDLDLNFKAAGNTLYLTPESQGNSKNRRYCC from the exons ATGCCAAATCCAAGGAAACCTCAAGTGGAAACGAGATCTGTCCTGAAGGTTTTGATCTTAGGAGATGGAGGTGTTGGAAAGACTTGCATTATGGGGCGCTTCATCAATGACCAATTTGAAGATAACTCATTCCATACCATTGGAGTAGAATTTCTTAATAAAGATTTTGCTCTGACTGGGAAAAACTATACATTGCAG ATTTGGGATACTGCAGGACAAGAAAGGTTTAAATCGCTACGAACACCTTTTTACAGgg GTACCGACATTTGCCTTCTTGTATTTGCTCTTGATGACAAATCAAGCTTTAGCAATCTGTCTTTGTGGCGGCAGGAATTTCTTCACTATGCTGATATTCAGGATCCTCAAGACTAtccttttattattgttggaaATAAAGTTGACCTTGGTGCTGCCTCTCGAACAGTCCATGCAGAAGAAATCAAACAGTGGTGTAGCTACCATGGAAATCCACCGTACTATGAGACCAGTGCAAAAACTGATGTTAACATAGGTGAAGTGTTCAAAGAGTCTGTACAACAATGGATCAAGAGGGAAAGTGATTTAGACCTGAATTTCAAAGCTGCTGGAAACACGCTTTACTTAACGCCGGAATCTCAAGGAAATTCGAAGAACCGGCGCTATTGCTGTTGA
- the LOC124341919 gene encoding cytochrome c oxidase assembly protein COX16 homolog, mitochondrial-like isoform X2 → MKKQLQNLQPNLLSSSTERNFCTENRYRFRRNKFLDKEEAEKWGILKKDKSEVTLETEFEKVKQIDISDWENKRGPRPWEQVTEK, encoded by the exons ATGAAGAAACAATTGCAAAATTTGCAGCCGAACTTGCTCAGCTCAAGCACCGAACGGAATTTTTGTACCG AAAATAG GTATAGGTTCAGGCGAAATAAGTTTTTGGATAAGGAAGAAGCTGAAAAGTGGGGGATTcttaaaaaagataagagtGAAGTTACTCTTGAaacagaatttgaaaaagtcaAGCAG ATCGATATAAGTGACTGGGAGAACAAAAGAGGGCCAAGACCATGGGAGCAGGTTACTGAGAAGTGA
- the LOC124341919 gene encoding cytochrome c oxidase assembly protein COX16 homolog, mitochondrial-like isoform X1, which yields MLQKLQRFFQKKSVKYSIPFLVLVVGGSFGLKQFTENRYRFRRNKFLDKEEAEKWGILKKDKSEVTLETEFEKVKQIDISDWENKRGPRPWEQVTEK from the exons ATGTTACAAAAATTGCAAcggtttttccaaaaaaaatccgTGAAATATTCTATACCTTTCCTTGTACTTGTGGTTGGGGGTTCCTTTGGTCTTAAACAATTCACAGAAAATAG GTATAGGTTCAGGCGAAATAAGTTTTTGGATAAGGAAGAAGCTGAAAAGTGGGGGATTcttaaaaaagataagagtGAAGTTACTCTTGAaacagaatttgaaaaagtcaAGCAG ATCGATATAAGTGACTGGGAGAACAAAAGAGGGCCAAGACCATGGGAGCAGGTTACTGAGAAGTGA
- the LOC124341918 gene encoding uncharacterized protein LOC124341918 yields MNPHVMHSIEELSYVKDLNNWSNNNVQFIGKLLLGIDGVYMCEGIEKNSSVKIAVDFSLTAQIPPRNAVVRIWGELELKHIDNQTVTMPFIKAKIARVIKSVDIPLYRRSLEIRREYAPHNYVSLTSTSKKPIH; encoded by the exons ATGAATCCACATGTAATGCACTCCATTGAAGAGCTAAGTTATGTAAAAGATTTGAACAACTGGAGTAATAATAATGTTCAGTTTATTGGGAAACTTCTGCTGGGTATTGATGGGGTGTACATGTGTGAAGGAATAGAAAAGAATTCATCTGTCAAGATTGCTGTAGATTTTTCACTGACTGCTCAGATACCTCCCCGTAACGCTGTCGTCCGCATATGGGGTGAACTTGAATTGAAACATATTGATAACCAGACAGTGACCATGCCGTTTATCAAAGCCAAG ATCGCACGTGTCATTAAATCAGTCGATATTCCGCTCTATCGAAGGTCATTGGAAATTCGTCGCGAGTATGCACCTCACAATTACGTCTCCTTGACATCGACCAGCAAAAAACCGATTCACTAA